Proteins from a genomic interval of Hippocampus zosterae strain Florida chromosome 14, ASM2543408v3, whole genome shotgun sequence:
- the iah1 gene encoding isoamyl acetate-hydrolyzing esterase 1 homolog isoform X4, whose product MSRLKTLIWPQVILFGDSITQNSFQVNGWGSGIADKLARWGRIVLPRIVHQDELANISAVTVFFGANDCALQDKNPQQHVPLHEYSENLKAMSSHLAKAGVPAGKVIFITPPPIHEAAWEKECKLKGCPLNRLNSVAGQYAQACVQAATQCGVDVLDLWTLMQNDGQDFTVYLSDGLHLSEKGNQFVMQHLWKLLESRVAHLPFILPYWGDVDAGVPENSLLCDQ is encoded by the exons ATGTCCAGATTGAAAACTTTAATTTGGCCTCAAGTTATTCTTTTCGGGGATTCCATCACCCAG AATTCCTTTCAAGTGAACGGATGGGGTTCCGGCATCGCCGATAAATTAGCAAG ATGGGGAAGGATTGTTCTTCCCCGAATAGTGCATCAGGACGAGTTGGCCAACATCTCAGCAGTTACTGTCTTCTTTGGAGCCAACGACTGCGCCCTGCAAG ATAAGAACCCTCAGCAACATGTCCCTCTTCATGAGTACTCAGAGAACCTGAAAGCAATGAGCAGCCACCTGGCAAAGGCCGGGGTCCCTGCAGGCAAGGTCATCTTCATAACCCCTCCTCCTATCCATGAGGCAGCCTGGGAGAAAGAGTGCAAGCTGAAAG GCTGTCCTCTCAATCGACTGAACTCTGTGGCGGGTCAGTACGCTCAGGCGTGTGTTCAGGCGGCTACTCAGTGCGGCGTTGACGTCTTGGACTTGTGGACGCTCATGCAGAATGACGGACAG GACTTCACAGTTTACCTTTCGGATGGTCTCCACCTGTCTGAAAAAGGCAACCAGTTTGTGATGCAGCACCTTTGGAAGCTGCTGGAGAGCAGAGTGGCTCATCTGCCCTTCATCCTGCCCTACTGGGGGGATGTGGACGCCGGGGTCCCTGAGAACAGCCTGCTGTGCGACCAATGA
- the iah1 gene encoding isoamyl acetate-hydrolyzing esterase 1 homolog isoform X1 — MSRLKTLIWPQVILFGDSITQNSFQVNGWGSGIADKLARKCDVVNRGLSGYNSRWGRIVLPRIVHQDELANISAVTVFFGANDCALQGIQLLILVPRLRRHRHATLRSSFLSGGDKNPQQHVPLHEYSENLKAMSSHLAKAGVPAGKVIFITPPPIHEAAWEKECKLKGCPLNRLNSVAGQYAQACVQAATQCGVDVLDLWTLMQNDGQDFTVYLSDGLHLSEKGNQFVMQHLWKLLESRVAHLPFILPYWGDVDAGVPENSLLCDQ, encoded by the exons ATGTCCAGATTGAAAACTTTAATTTGGCCTCAAGTTATTCTTTTCGGGGATTCCATCACCCAG AATTCCTTTCAAGTGAACGGATGGGGTTCCGGCATCGCCGATAAATTAGCAAG GAAGTGTGACGTAGTTAACAGAGGGCTGTCGGGCTACAACTCCAGATGGGGAAGGATTGTTCTTCCCCGAATAGTGCATCAGGACGAGTTGGCCAACATCTCAGCAGTTACTGTCTTCTTTGGAGCCAACGACTGCGCCCTGCAAGGTATACAACTTCTCATTCTGGTTCCTCGTTTACGACGGCACCGACATGCGACGTTGCGATCTAGTTTCCTCAGCGGGGGAG ATAAGAACCCTCAGCAACATGTCCCTCTTCATGAGTACTCAGAGAACCTGAAAGCAATGAGCAGCCACCTGGCAAAGGCCGGGGTCCCTGCAGGCAAGGTCATCTTCATAACCCCTCCTCCTATCCATGAGGCAGCCTGGGAGAAAGAGTGCAAGCTGAAAG GCTGTCCTCTCAATCGACTGAACTCTGTGGCGGGTCAGTACGCTCAGGCGTGTGTTCAGGCGGCTACTCAGTGCGGCGTTGACGTCTTGGACTTGTGGACGCTCATGCAGAATGACGGACAG GACTTCACAGTTTACCTTTCGGATGGTCTCCACCTGTCTGAAAAAGGCAACCAGTTTGTGATGCAGCACCTTTGGAAGCTGCTGGAGAGCAGAGTGGCTCATCTGCCCTTCATCCTGCCCTACTGGGGGGATGTGGACGCCGGGGTCCCTGAGAACAGCCTGCTGTGCGACCAATGA
- the LOC127614806 gene encoding dnaJ homolog subfamily C member 30, mitochondrial-like — protein sequence MVEVMLRFGRRTFNISQKICNYSALKPVRKHEEGMKDNKSISHTHASVWRGHGNALGIFFTTCPGSSWSHLTFIRTYVNGDRDEPLYRSKTGYYDILGVSPKATQAQIKTAYYKLCFLYHPDKNASNDDATVRFSDINEAYAVLGHKGLRRKYDRGLLSQLDLTNRARAGPSATKSAAEGSAAAGKRSAAVDPRGSIFDFDKFLRSHYGDQLQRDRDIRQRKDEMLRKRQESLGERNKDRSIEVGVLILLFTAAALLATTRGAAS from the exons ATGGTGGAGGTTATGCTTCGTTTTGGTAGAAGGACTTTCAACATATCGCAGAAAATATGCAACTACTCAGCACTGAAACCTGTTAGGAAGCACGAAGAAG GGATGAAGGATAATAAAAGTATCAGTCACACACATGCTTCTGTGTGGCGGGGACACGGAAATGCTTTGGGGATTTTCTTCACCACTTGTCCGGGCTCTTCTTGgagtcatttaacttttatcaGGACTTACGTCAATGGCGACCGAGATGAGCCTCTTTACCGAAGCAAAACGGGTTACTACGACATCCTCGGCGTGTCTCCAAAGGCTACCCAAGCTCAGATCAAAACCGCCTACTACAAGCTGTGCTTCCTCTACCACCCGGACAAGAACGCCAGCAACGACGATGCCACCGTCCGCTTCTCGGACATCAACGAGGCCTACGCGGTGCTGGGCCACAAGGGTTTGCGGAGAAAGTACGACCGCGGCCTCCTGAGCCAGCTCGACTTGACCAACAGAGCCCGGGCCGGACCTTCCGCCACCAAATCCGCCGCAGAAGGGAGCGCGGCTGCGGGAAAGAGGAGCGCGGCGGTGGACCCTCGAGGGAGCATATTCGACTTCGACAAGTTCCTTCGCTCGCATTACGGCGACCAGCTCCAGAGGGACAGAGACATCCGGCAACGCAAGGATGAGATGCTGAGAAAACGCCAGGAGTCCTTGGGCGAGAGGAACAAGGACAGGTCCATAGAGGTGGGCGTCCTCATCCTGCTCTTTACGGCTGCGGCGTTGTTGGCCACCACGAGGGGAGCGGCGAGCTGA
- the iah1 gene encoding isoamyl acetate-hydrolyzing esterase 1 homolog isoform X3: MSRLKTLIWPQVILFGDSITQNSFQVNGWGSGIADKLARKCDVVNRGLSGYNSRWGRIVLPRIVHQDELANISAVTVFFGANDCALQDKNPQQHVPLHEYSENLKAMSSHLAKAGVPAGKVIFITPPPIHEAAWEKECKLKGCPLNRLNSVAGQYAQACVQAATQCGVDVLDLWTLMQNDGQDFTVYLSDGLHLSEKGNQFVMQHLWKLLESRVAHLPFILPYWGDVDAGVPENSLLCDQ, translated from the exons ATGTCCAGATTGAAAACTTTAATTTGGCCTCAAGTTATTCTTTTCGGGGATTCCATCACCCAG AATTCCTTTCAAGTGAACGGATGGGGTTCCGGCATCGCCGATAAATTAGCAAG GAAGTGTGACGTAGTTAACAGAGGGCTGTCGGGCTACAACTCCAGATGGGGAAGGATTGTTCTTCCCCGAATAGTGCATCAGGACGAGTTGGCCAACATCTCAGCAGTTACTGTCTTCTTTGGAGCCAACGACTGCGCCCTGCAAG ATAAGAACCCTCAGCAACATGTCCCTCTTCATGAGTACTCAGAGAACCTGAAAGCAATGAGCAGCCACCTGGCAAAGGCCGGGGTCCCTGCAGGCAAGGTCATCTTCATAACCCCTCCTCCTATCCATGAGGCAGCCTGGGAGAAAGAGTGCAAGCTGAAAG GCTGTCCTCTCAATCGACTGAACTCTGTGGCGGGTCAGTACGCTCAGGCGTGTGTTCAGGCGGCTACTCAGTGCGGCGTTGACGTCTTGGACTTGTGGACGCTCATGCAGAATGACGGACAG GACTTCACAGTTTACCTTTCGGATGGTCTCCACCTGTCTGAAAAAGGCAACCAGTTTGTGATGCAGCACCTTTGGAAGCTGCTGGAGAGCAGAGTGGCTCATCTGCCCTTCATCCTGCCCTACTGGGGGGATGTGGACGCCGGGGTCCCTGAGAACAGCCTGCTGTGCGACCAATGA
- the LOC127614789 gene encoding cleavage and polyadenylation specificity factor subunit 3, giving the protein MASKRKVEMIVPAEESDQLHIRPLGAGQEVGRSCIILEFKGRKIMLDCGIHPGLEGMDALPYIDLIDPAEIDLLLISHFHLDHCGALPWFLQKTSFKGRTFMTHATKAIYRWLLSDYVKVSNISADDMLYTETDLEESMDKIETINFHEVKEVAGIKFWCYHAGHVLGAAMFMIEIAGVKLLYTGDFSRQEDRHLMAAEIPSVKPDILIIESTYGTHIHEKREEREARFCNTVHDIVNREGRCLIPVFALGRAQELLLILDEYWQNHPELHDIPIYYASSLAKKCMAVYQTYVNAMNDKIRKAININNPFVFKHISNLKSMDHFDDIGPSVVMASPGMMQSGLSRELFESWCTDKRNGVIIAGYCVEGTLAKHIMSEPEEITTMSGQKLQLKMSVDYISFSAHTDYQQTSEFIRALKPPHVILVHGEQNEMARLKAALIREYEDNDQVHIEVHNPRNTESVTLNFRGEKLAKVMGSLADQKCVQGQRVSGILVKKNFNYHILNPSDLSLYTELSMSTVKQTQAIPFTGPYSLLVCHLRNLTGDVEELDGTEKKTLRIFQSITLIHEVGMVLLEWIANPLNDMYADAITTVVLEVQSNPKAQKVMETQSSILDMDIFQSRLEIMLQDMFGQDHVDVNDHQNISVTVDGKTVNIFLETRSVSYEDEDTEDDSLRELVEQAVQRLYDALNPITSLMPSLKC; this is encoded by the exons ATGGCATCAAAACGCAAAGTGGAGATGATCGTCCCGGCGGAGGAGAGTGACCAACTTCATATTCGTCCGCT TGGTGCTGGGCAGGAGGTCGGAAGGTCCTGTATTATCCTGGAGTTCAAAGGAAGAAAAATCATG CTGGACTGTGGCATCCACCCTGGTTTAGAAGGAATGGATGCCCTCCCTTATATAGACTTGATCGACCCAGCGGAGATTGACCTGCTGCTCATCAGCCa TTTCCACCTGGATCACTGTGGGGCTCTGCCTTGGTTCCTCCAGAAGACCAGCTTCAAAGGCAGAACCTTCATGACTCACGCCACCAAGGCCATCTACCGCTGGCTTCTGTCGGACTACGTCAAAGTCAG CAACATTTCTGCAGATGATATGCTATACACCGAAACGGACCTGGAGGAGAGTATGGATAAGATTGAGACCATTAACTTCCATGAGGTCAAAGAGGTGGCGGGGATCAAGTTCTGGTGTTACCATGCCGGCCATGTGCTGGGAGCTGCCATGTTTATGATTGAAATAGCTGGAGTCAAG CTCCTCTACACGGGAGACTTCTCACGACAGGAAGACAGACACCTCATGGCGGCTGAGATCCCTAGCGTCAAACCGGATATTTTAATCATT GAGTCCACCTACGGCACGCACATCCATGAGAAGCGCGAAGAGCGCGAGGCTCGCTTTTGTAACACGGTCCACGATATCGTCAACAGAGAGGGCCGCTGTTTGATCCCCGTTTTCGCTTTGGGGCGAGCCCAGGAACTCCTGCTCATTCTGG ACGAGTACTGGCAGAACCATCCGGAGCTCCACGACATCCCTATCTACTACGCCTCGTCCTTGGCCAAGAAGTGCATGGCCGTGTACCAGACCTACGTCAACGCCATGAATGACAAAATTCGCAAGGCTATCAACATTAACAACCCCTTTGTCTTCAAGCACATCAGCAACCTCAAG AGCATGGACCACTTTGATGACATCGGCCCCAGTGTGGTGATGGCGTCCCCTGGCATGATGCAGAGCGGCCTTTCCAGAGAGCTTTTTGAAAGCTGGTGCACGGACAAGCGAAATGGAGTCATCATCGCTGGATATTGTGTGGAGGGAACACTGGCCAAG CACATCATGTCCGAGCCGGAGGAGATCACCACTATGTCGGGACAAAAGCTGCAGCTGAAGATGTCGGTGGACTACATCTCCTTTTCGGCCCACACAGACTACCAGCAAACCAGCGAGTTCATCCGCGCTCTCAAACCCCCACACGTG ATCTTGGTCCACGGCGAGCAGAACGAGATGGCGCGCCTGAAGGCGGCGCTTATCCGAGAGTACGAGGACAACGACCAGGTTCACATCGAAGTCCACAACCCTCGCAACACAGAGTCGGTCACCCTCAACTTCAGGGGAGAGAAACTGGCCAAG GTGATGGGCTCTCTGGCGGATCAGAAGTGCGTTCAAGGTCAGAGGGTGTCCGGCATCCTGGTTAAGAAGAACTTTAACTACCACATCCTCAACCCCTCCGACCTTTCCC tgtataCGGAGCTGTCCATGAGCACAGTGAAGCAGACGCAGGCCATCCCCTTCACAGGACCCTACTCACTGCTCGTCTGCCACCTTAGGAACCTCACGG GTGATGTGGAAGAGCTCGACGGTACCGAAAAGAAAACGCTGAGGATCTTCCAAAGTATCACTCTGATCCACGAAGTCGGCATGGTTCTGCTGGAG TGGATCGCTAATCCTCTCAACGACATGTACGCCGACGCCATCACCACTGTGGTGCTGGAGGTCCAGTCAAACCCAAAGGCTCAGAAAG TCATGGAAACCCAGAGTTCCATTTTGGACATGGACATCTTTCAAAGTCGACTAGAAATCATGTTACA GGACATGTTTGGACAGGACCACGTGGACGTCAACGATCATCAAAACATTTCGGTGACCGTCGACGGGAAGACAGTGAACATTTTCTTGGAAACACGG TCAGTGAGCTATGAGGATGAGGACACAGAGGATGATTCCTTGAGGGAACTGGTGGAGCAAGCCGTGCAGCGCCTCTATGACGCCCTCAACCCCATCACGTCACTCATGCCATCACTTAAGTGttaa
- the iah1 gene encoding isoamyl acetate-hydrolyzing esterase 1 homolog isoform X2: MSRLKTLIWPQVILFGDSITQNSFQVNGWGSGIADKLARWGRIVLPRIVHQDELANISAVTVFFGANDCALQGIQLLILVPRLRRHRHATLRSSFLSGGDKNPQQHVPLHEYSENLKAMSSHLAKAGVPAGKVIFITPPPIHEAAWEKECKLKGCPLNRLNSVAGQYAQACVQAATQCGVDVLDLWTLMQNDGQDFTVYLSDGLHLSEKGNQFVMQHLWKLLESRVAHLPFILPYWGDVDAGVPENSLLCDQ; the protein is encoded by the exons ATGTCCAGATTGAAAACTTTAATTTGGCCTCAAGTTATTCTTTTCGGGGATTCCATCACCCAG AATTCCTTTCAAGTGAACGGATGGGGTTCCGGCATCGCCGATAAATTAGCAAG ATGGGGAAGGATTGTTCTTCCCCGAATAGTGCATCAGGACGAGTTGGCCAACATCTCAGCAGTTACTGTCTTCTTTGGAGCCAACGACTGCGCCCTGCAAGGTATACAACTTCTCATTCTGGTTCCTCGTTTACGACGGCACCGACATGCGACGTTGCGATCTAGTTTCCTCAGCGGGGGAG ATAAGAACCCTCAGCAACATGTCCCTCTTCATGAGTACTCAGAGAACCTGAAAGCAATGAGCAGCCACCTGGCAAAGGCCGGGGTCCCTGCAGGCAAGGTCATCTTCATAACCCCTCCTCCTATCCATGAGGCAGCCTGGGAGAAAGAGTGCAAGCTGAAAG GCTGTCCTCTCAATCGACTGAACTCTGTGGCGGGTCAGTACGCTCAGGCGTGTGTTCAGGCGGCTACTCAGTGCGGCGTTGACGTCTTGGACTTGTGGACGCTCATGCAGAATGACGGACAG GACTTCACAGTTTACCTTTCGGATGGTCTCCACCTGTCTGAAAAAGGCAACCAGTTTGTGATGCAGCACCTTTGGAAGCTGCTGGAGAGCAGAGTGGCTCATCTGCCCTTCATCCTGCCCTACTGGGGGGATGTGGACGCCGGGGTCCCTGAGAACAGCCTGCTGTGCGACCAATGA